TCATGAGGTCAATAATCCATTGGCCATTGCCACTAGTTGTCTGGAGTTTGTCAAGGCTCAGCATTCGTCGGAGGATTTAGATAAGCTAGAGGAATCTCTTTGGCGCATTTCTGAAATTGTTAAAAAGATCGAGAAAGCCACATTAGGTGGGCAGGTGCAGTACGAGGACTACTCGGAGAATTCCAAGACCCTCAAAGTCAAGTAACAGCAGACGCCTACTTGAGCATCCTCTTGTCCATCAAGGATTTCGTGTACAAAATAATGGCCAGCGAAATGCAGTAGCCGATAAAGGCTCCGACGGCCCCGGGTATTCCCACGACCATCAACCAATTCTTGAATATGGTTTGATAAACCACAGAGGCAATTGAAACAAGAAATCCCAAAAGCAGGAGTTTGAAGGCCTGTTGGCGCATGAGAAAAAGCATAACTGTCCCACCGATGTTGAGTAGGCCAATGACGACCGAGTAGAGAACATCAAACCAGGACTGAGACTCAAAGTAAGTCTTCGTCTGGTTGTCCAAGGGAATCAGGTTGAAATGAATAATGGCCAAAGACAAAAGGCTCCAGCCCGTGGAAACCATGACAAAAAAGAATATGATCCACACCAGGGCGGGTCGTTTGCCCGATCCTCCTTGGGGATTGCCTGAGTTGTCACCATGAAGATCACGGAATTGGTCCCCCATAGCCCTCTCTTTGTCATTGGTGTGGTCTGATTAGATCACGGCCTCTGATTGGTGTCTATCCACGTCGGCTATCTCCTAAAGTCATGACGGGGCGGATAATATTCCATTAAAGGTAACTTTTTGGATCGGAGCCCATATACTTTGGCAGGGAGGCGCTTATGTTGATTTTGTTTGGTATCGTCGTTGGACTGATCTTGGCCTACGCGAATGGAGCCAACGATAATTTCAAAGGGGTGGCTACGCTCTATGGCAGTAAGACCACCAGCTACCGGGGGGCTTTGGCGCTGGCGACCATTGCGACTTTGGCGGGCTCCATTCTGGCCCTCTTTATCGCCAAAAGCTTGCTGGTTACTTTTTCAGGAAAAGGAATCGTCCCAAATGAAGTTGCAAGCCTGAAGGAGTTCTCCCTGGCCGTTGGCCTTGGAGCCGGATTAACGGTGTTACTGGCCACTCGATTGGGATTTCCTATTTCGACGACCCACGCCCTCACGGGTGCAATGACTGGGGTGGGGCTGGTGGCGTCTTTTGGTCAAGTGAGTTTTACCACCCTGGGATCGAAGGTCATGCTTCCGCTTCTGATCAGTCCAGTCCTCGCCGTTGTTGGCACTATCTTGGTTTATCCCGCTCTCCGTCGATGGGCTAAAGGGACGGGGGTGAAGAGAGAGATTTGTTTGTGCGTCGGGAAAAAGGTGTTAGCCGTCGCCCCTGCGGGAATCAGTGGCGGGCGGGCGGAGGCCTACTTTGCCTCCCAGGTAACCACGTCAGCTCCACTGGCCCTAGAGGTCGGATTAGAACCCGAGTGTCGCGAGCGCTATGTCGGTCAGGTGTTTGGTTTTAATGCCGGCAATCTTCTAGATGGTCTTCACTACCTGAGTGCCGGTGCAGTCAGCTTTGCTCGTGGCCTCAATGACACTCCAAAAATTGCCGCCATCCTTTTGGTCGGTCAGGCCTTTTCCATGCAAGCCGCCATCCTTGCGGTCGGCGTCGCCATCGCGGTCGGCGGCCTTCTGAATGCGAGGCGAGTGGCGGAAACGATGTCAGAAAAAGTGACAGAAATGAATACCAGCCAGGGACTCGTGGCAAATCTTGTGACCAGTGGTCTGGTGATAGTTGCCTCAAAATTTGGGCTGCCAGTTTCAACCACCCATGTCTCTTGCAGTTCCTTGTTCGGCATCGGTCTGGCGACGGGCCAGGCTCATAAGGATACGATCAAGAGTATTCTTCTCGCCTGGGTCATCACTCTTCCTATCGCGGCGGTGGTGGGAGTGGCCATATATTTGGTCTTGCGACAGGTTTTGCCGGGGCTCATACTATAATCGGTCACCTGTTATGCTGAGATTTTGAAAGCGAGTAAAACGAACCGTGCTATTTGGATCGCGCTCCAGCTTCAGTTCGACTTGTGTGACCCCATTTCCCTTGCAATTGGGAAGGGGGTGCATTTGGATGCCTTTCCCCAAATCAAAGCGGGTGAATCCGGCATCTCCAGGTGGTTTTTGCCCAGCGGAGTAGCAACGAAAAGAGCTGATCAGGCCCACTGGTGTCGTAGCGAAGCCGACCTTTGGAGTCCAGTGATACTTAACTCCACCCAAGCCAACGAATCCCTTTTCAGCAAAGTCAAAAAGGATGTAGACCGGTCGGTCAAAGAGAGTCGCGCCGGTGAAATCATTGTACATATAGGCAGCCCCCTCGACCTCACCAAGGAGACTCACGGTTAGGCCTCGATCCAAGTCTGCGCTGTCGCGAATACAGGCTTTGTAGACCTTGGTAAACCAGGTGTTACCTCCCTCTTCACCAGGCCGCTTAAAGCTCAATACGGCGACACAGCCATTTCCCAAGTCTGAAGTGGGACCAAGTTGCTCGCCTACGTCGCGAAAGAGTCGAGACTTGGCTTGGGTGGAGACGATGGGGCTACACTTGGGATCAGAGCTAAAGCATTCTCTCTTGTAAACGGTAATGAGGCTTCGGCTTTGTGTTCCCAAAGTGCCGTCGGGTTCCAGCCGTGTTGAACGGTGGGAGTGAAACACCAGTTGATTGACCTTGTCGTATGAAACAAAGTTGTTGCCTGGATTGGTGTCAGGATAGTGGGCGCGAATGAGATTGCCAAACTCATCACTGGCCATGGAGTAGACACCATTATTGATTGTGCCATAGGACCCACCGGGAGGGTGAGATATGGAGGCAAAACTTCGGTTGATCGGCTCGAGAAGATTGACGTTGACAAAGGTTCCAGACGCATAAGGAGAGGGTGGCACATCTTGAGTGAGGTCAATGCCAAAGAATCTGGCACTCGTCCCACCAAAGAATCTTGGGGCACAAGTGCCCTGTTTCTTTGATCCGCAGGGATCAAGAGTGCCCGTGTACACCCCGGCTGTGCTGGCTCCAGGTACGGCCAGTCGATAGGAGCGGACCCTTTTGAAGTCCTGTCCGAGGCGGAGAAAGCGCGCCACGCGGAATGTGGGTGTCGCATTGAGCTCCATGTAGGCCAGGGCGATGAATTCGTAGGTCACACCATTGCGAATGACCCGATAGGAAAAGGGAGTGGCGCGCCCTCGCGGTTCATGGCCGGTCTCTTTAAAGATGCGCTTCACCTTTTTATCCTTAGTGGCCAAGAACATGTTGACCACACCGTTTGAGGTTTTCCCCATGAGCAGTCCCTCAGGAATCACGTAGGTTCTAATGCCCGAGCCTGCGCGGCCTTCTTCACCCTGCAATACAAGGTCAAACGAAGTGATCGGGTAGTTCCTCTCCAGATTGAGCTGTATTCGATGAAGTTTGACCACTCGGGTGTCGCTAGCCGGATCATGGGGCTTCATGGCCGAGACCCAAATCGCATCGGCCTCGTTGACGTTGAGACCTTCCGATTTTTGAATGGTGAGACTTTGGCTCCTGGAAGTGAGCTCCTTGATTTTGAGATTTTCAAAGGAGTCCTGGCAAGAGCACAAAAGGGCGATAGAGGTCCACAGGGTGACCCAACCCAGAATTACTGTTCTCATTTTACCCAACCCATCTGTGTAAATTGTTACACAACCCAGATGACTAAGGATGCAAACGGAGTTCCAGTTTGGATCATACCCTAGCGGCGGGAAAAAGCGCCCCTAGCGAGATGTTTCCTTCTGGCGATGTCTAAGCTCTGCTGGGGTGTCGATTTTCTATTCGACTTTGACTTCTACGCGACGGTTTTTCTGCCGGCCCTGAAAATTGCCGTTGTCGGCGATGGGTTCAGTTTCCCCTTTGCCAACGGCTTTTACCTTGCCCGGAGGTAGGGGGACTCTGTCGATGAGGACAGCTTTGATGGTTTCAGCTCTTTGTAAGCTGAGTTGTTGGTTGTAGGCGGCGTTGCCCACGGAGTCGGTGTGGCCTTCGACCGTCACGACATTAATGGGCTTCACGTTTTGAATGCGCTCGACGAGTTCGTCGATCACTGGCTTGGATTCGGGCGTGAGTTTGGCTGAGTTGAACTCGAATTGAAGATCAAGAACAGTAAAGCTGACAAACTTTGCGGACCTAGTTTCAAGCAGGCGGGCCACCTTGTCGAACACAGGGCCAAAGGCATAGTTGATCCCGGAGTACACCCGCCAGTCGGGTGTTGAGGTGCCGTGACCCAACTCTGTACCACCACCGACGTGGAAGGCCAGATTGCGGGTGATATCATGCTTAAGCCCGGCAAGGGCCTCAAAGGAAGAGCCTTGCCGATTAGTCAGATTTGATGTGGATTTGGTGGGTTGGCTGCCGTAGATTTCCAGAATTAACTTTGTATCAATCGAAGTGAGCAGGTAACTGCCGGCAGCAGAGGCAATGATCTGATTGGGAAGTGGGTCAATGCCGGCATTGGGGATTGGGCTGCCTGGATCCCGCCAGCGGTGGCCGAGGTTGAAGGCAAAATTCCATTTACCGAAGTCTTTGTCGGCGGCAAATTCAAGGTTGAAGTTGGGACCTGCTCCGTCGCCCACGTAGGGGTTATTTTTGATTCGGTTGTGATTCATGGAAACCACGGTGGCGATGCCCCAGCCTTTGTAGTCCTCGGTAATGCGGAACTTGGCTGCGCCGCGAATTTCGGAAGTTCCGGAGCCTTCAAAGCGTCCCAAGTTTTGTTTGGTATCAAATGTCTGGTCGATGACGTAGGGGAAGCTCATGCCCACTTGGAAGTTCTTGGAGACGCCGATAGCAAAATTGATATCTGCACTTGTAAAGGAATCATTTTTGTCAAAAACACTTTGGTTTGGAGCCGGCCCCCCACCCTCATAAGCGGGAAAGGTGTTTTGTGCATAGTTAACAAAAAAACCAAGGTTGAGAATTCCAGGATCCAGGGTTTCACTTGAGTGGACAGTGACAAAGTCCAAGCCATCTTGAGTAGGGCTAAAGTTCTGAGCGTCACTGCCAATCATGTTGGCCGAGGCTGAAAAGTCCGCAAGGAGAAAAAGACTAAGTAAAACACGTAGACATTGATTTTTTGAATTCATGTTTTCTTCCCCTTTGTGATCATAGGAATTTCCATCGGTTTGGGCCAGTGTCACCCTGGGCAAGCGGATTCTTTAATCCTTTGGTCTAGGCAGCATGGGTCGGTCTGACCCATCCGCTTTGGTCTTCAACATGGTCACTTGAACAATAGGGATGATTGGGATCAGAAT
This is a stretch of genomic DNA from Pseudobdellovibrionaceae bacterium. It encodes these proteins:
- a CDS encoding inorganic phosphate transporter yields the protein MLILFGIVVGLILAYANGANDNFKGVATLYGSKTTSYRGALALATIATLAGSILALFIAKSLLVTFSGKGIVPNEVASLKEFSLAVGLGAGLTVLLATRLGFPISTTHALTGAMTGVGLVASFGQVSFTTLGSKVMLPLLISPVLAVVGTILVYPALRRWAKGTGVKREICLCVGKKVLAVAPAGISGGRAEAYFASQVTTSAPLALEVGLEPECRERYVGQVFGFNAGNLLDGLHYLSAGAVSFARGLNDTPKIAAILLVGQAFSMQAAILAVGVAIAVGGLLNARRVAETMSEKVTEMNTSQGLVANLVTSGLVIVASKFGLPVSTTHVSCSSLFGIGLATGQAHKDTIKSILLAWVITLPIAAVVGVAIYLVLRQVLPGLIL
- a CDS encoding OmpA family protein yields the protein MNSKNQCLRVLLSLFLLADFSASANMIGSDAQNFSPTQDGLDFVTVHSSETLDPGILNLGFFVNYAQNTFPAYEGGGPAPNQSVFDKNDSFTSADINFAIGVSKNFQVGMSFPYVIDQTFDTKQNLGRFEGSGTSEIRGAAKFRITEDYKGWGIATVVSMNHNRIKNNPYVGDGAGPNFNLEFAADKDFGKWNFAFNLGHRWRDPGSPIPNAGIDPLPNQIIASAAGSYLLTSIDTKLILEIYGSQPTKSTSNLTNRQGSSFEALAGLKHDITRNLAFHVGGGTELGHGTSTPDWRVYSGINYAFGPVFDKVARLLETRSAKFVSFTVLDLQFEFNSAKLTPESKPVIDELVERIQNVKPINVVTVEGHTDSVGNAAYNQQLSLQRAETIKAVLIDRVPLPPGKVKAVGKGETEPIADNGNFQGRQKNRRVEVKVE